The Penaeus monodon isolate SGIC_2016 unplaced genomic scaffold, NSTDA_Pmon_1 PmonScaffold_16732, whole genome shotgun sequence nucleotide sequence CCTATTGTCAActtatgtttttttccttctacgTAAAACGGACGTCATTTTGTCAAGGAATATTGTTtaagtatttattttaaaattaatttaagtaaatatgtttattttataggtGCAAGCAATCCTGTActttatacacattttattaGTCGTTTAAAGTTTATAACactgtattatcatatttattgtcagGCAAATTTCGCAATTTCTTGCAAGCTACTTGTAAATCCTTCCATGTAAGTAACATACtcaattgttattaattttgtagTGCAAATTCTAGTTCATGCTTCTATTAATTCAATAAAATACAAGATTTCAATTTATTCAGAAAATAACCACAGACAGCAAACTGAATCAGGTAagagtttaaattaaaaattaaaataacttcTGGATTTTAAGATTAGCttcaaatcagttaaaaaatactGGAAGATCAATTCACATCTACAGCTACAGAAGATGAATAACTAAAATACAGTGAGCACTACAATTAATTTAGGCAAAGGtggttgcttttgttttcttgttgaaTATGCAATGAATCTGGACAACATTGCAGGCTTTACCAGTGCACAATTTTATAAAGCGTAAAGCAAAGCTACTCTTTACGGTCTGATGTGAATGCATATAgtcacttttaaatttttgtgtatatgcttATTACATTTCAAAAGCTTGCACTGTCCCTCCTTGCATGGATACTCAATCAGCCAcatgtttatgcgtatgtgtatgcttgtatatccACACACCTAAACAAggacaaacacaatcacacacgcgcgcatatattaCAAGAAGCACAACTAAACCCATTTTACAGGTGTACATTAAGCTACGTCTAGTCTTTTAGATGTACAAATCTACGTACATTGGCTCCACCACAAGATTTACCACCTAAGTTTCCAAGAACGAGAGCCCAAACGATTACTCCCGCGACGCTACTGGTAGTACCTTCAAAAACGCCTATAGATTAATACGGAAGCAGAGTTAGTCGGCATACTTACATTGTCCCCTACCTTGTATGACGGGTTGTCATACGCGGCGTTGCTTCTCGAGGAGTTGATGTGGGCCTTGGCGTGGCTCTGCTTCCTCAGGAGGATCACCAGCAGGCCGAGGAAGCCCACGCACGCGATGGCAGCGATGATGGCCACGGCGACCAGGGCGGCGTAGTACCCGTCTTTCTCCCCGTCGGCCTGCGTCGAGGGGTCTGAAGGagcgtggggaagggggagggtcatTAATTAGAGATAATGAGACTTGAGACTTGTTCATCGATGTCATAGCTGAATGGGGTACGGTCAACACTGCATttgctctttttttgtctttctttcgaaAGCTATAGAATTTAATACCAGTTTTTGAAAACCTGGGGAAATATAAACCTCAACCCGCAACGAGAAAAAAAGTGTTGGTGAATAACATGCACCGTCTCAGCACAAATCAAAACTATAATTAAAATTCAGGCAAAAACAACCCAAATCCTTTACATCCTTATGAAGCTAAAAATGACCTACCAACTTCACTCTTCTCCGGCTTGGGAAGTTCGCCCGCTTTGGTAGTAATGGCGATCACGTTGCTCGTCTTCTTTCGGCCGTTGGAAAGGTAAGCCTCCAACCACACTTTGTACTCGACGTCAGGTTTCAGGTCGCTGAGGAAGATCTTCTTCTCGTGACCTGTCTTGGGAATCTTGAAGGTCTGGGCGTCCACTCGCTCGTCTTCGCGCACTTTACACTGCTCTGAAGACGTTGACGTATTTCTCCTCTGGTCTGGCACGCCCGAGTAGAACAGTTCGGCTGTCTGGGATGAAACCTTGCCGGCCTGAACCTCGATCTCAAATTCATAAGGATCTGGAAAAGGAATGTGAAATTTactcaaaaatttattttctctgttaaGAGTTCGTGGAATTAATATTATCTCTTTTCTATAACCACGTGGCAATAGGGCATATGGacttaaaaataaacatattatgcAAATaggcaaaatacaaaatacacttATAGGATGCACGGTAAATTCACAAGCTATTCACCGTAAAAAGCGTATTAATGGACcagcaatataaaaaagaatatcccCATACCTTCTTCAGGCAGTGTCATAAAGGTAATGGCCTGAGTGTTGGTGATCTGTGTGGGCAGATTCTCGTGAGAAAACAATACCAGGTCGACAGTGTAATTAGTGCCTGGCTGCAGGTCACGTAATTCCATCTGGTTGCTGTCATGGTGGAGCAGCGGGCTAACGTTGGGGATctacaacaaagagaaaaaaaacagcattgcAATGTGTGAAAGGCAAGCTTTCAGAGCatgatatcaaaaacaaaaacccttttatcaATTTCACAAGTTAAAAATGCCATAACAAAAACTCAATCCGTCAGTAAAAAcggaaaccaaagggaaaaaggctTGATGCTACACTGTACAGAATAGCATACCAGTTTATCCTTCTCAGAATATTTCACTTGCACGCCATCGATGTACTGCAATTCGTAATCATTGAAACGTCTCCATGATATCTTGGGCCGTCGTCTTGGTAACCTTTGTTGCATAGAGCTCAGCGTTTACTTCCAGACGGGGTAAAGGTGTTGTGGTAGACGGGGTGGTGGCTGAAAGtgcagataaaatagatagaaataagtaTATGACATTTAGAAGGGGTATTCTGATAAGGTAGCTCGTAGTTTCTGGGATAAAGTTTACCGTTTGTTATGTtaggttgtaaatatatatatgaaattgaatGTGCAACATTCAAGAGTTTATCTTTAAAAGGCAGATATCGAACGTTTACAGTGAATTGGATAGTTGACAGCTAATGCACTCTTTTCTCAATCACATTCCCTCTCTCTAGAATTTTTTCTATCACATTCTATAATTTTTTCTATGCTTTTCAGAAAAGTCCGTAAATTTATAAACATATcaatcgataaaaaaataaacaaacaattaaaaacaaaatcgcGACAAAATCAAATCACCTTCAGCCATTGTAGTGTAAGTAAACATCGGGGAAGTGACTGGCTGGGCCCCTGGACGTTCAGTACAACTTGCATGGCATAGGAGGTGCCAGGTTCCAGGCTGGTCATGACGTGGTTCCACTGTGAGTGGTTGATGATCGTTCC carries:
- the LOC119569582 gene encoding putative epidermal cell surface receptor; the protein is MQQRLPRRRPKISWRRFNDYELQYIDGVQVKYSEKDKLIPNVSPLLHHDSNQMELRDLQPGTNYTVDLVLFSHENLPTQITNTQAITFMTLPEEDPYEFEIEVQAGKVSSQTAELFYSGVPDQRRNTSTSSEQCKVREDERVDAQTFKIPKTGHEKKIFLSDLKPDVEYKVWLEAYLSNGRKKTSNVIAITTKAGELPKPEKSEVDPSTQADGEKDGYYAALVAVAIIAAIACVGFLGLLVILLRKQSHAKAHINSSRSNAAYDNPSYKVGDNVSMPTNSASVLIYRRF